One window of Camelina sativa cultivar DH55 chromosome 4, Cs, whole genome shotgun sequence genomic DNA carries:
- the LOC104781222 gene encoding histone H2B.4-like has product MAPKAAEKKPAEKKPAGEKAPAEKRPKAEKKITKEGGNEKKSKKKSKKSIETYKIYIFKVLKQVHPDVGISGKAMGIMNSFINDIFEKLAQESSKLARYNKKPTITSREIQTAVRLVLPGELAKHAVSEGTKAVTKFTSS; this is encoded by the exons ATGGCACCAAAGGCGGCGGAGAAGAAACCGGCAGAGAAGAAGCCGGCAGGAGAGAAAGCACCGGCGGAGAAGCGACCAAAGGCGGAGAAGAAGATAACGAAAGAAGGAGGAAACgagaagaaatcgaagaagaaatcgaagaagagcATAGAGACGTACAAGATCTACATCTTCAAGGTCCTGAAGCAGGTTCATCCCGACGTCGGGATCTCTGGAAAAGCGATGGGGATCATGAACAGTTTCATCAACGACATATTCGAGAAACTCGCCCAGGAATCGTCTAAGCTCGCGAG GTACAACAAGAAGCCGACGATCACTTCTCGGGAAATCCAGACGGCGGTTAGGCTCGTGTTGCCCGGAGAGCTCGCGAAACACGCCGTTTCTGAAGGGACTAAGGCGGTTACCAAATTCACTAGCTCTTAG
- the LOC104781224 gene encoding uncharacterized protein LOC104781224, with protein MSSVCDFKDAESHLESSSASSSNKCSNGSKHVSCLGGSDDAQESDADDSSGFIHQIVIDESKEDKAIITEPIPESLPLDSSLDDETEDKNLATALQDMFSESMTEVTLIPAIKGAREKHGKSVQKLSVSWAEDVYDPPPSIVSHTRSKKQQPQKSKSKDNLKKNGKKGQKGSSSSRGSKDKKQTSSRSSKYNRDNKFDWATQVSIIAASS; from the exons ATGAGCTCTGTTTGTGATTTCAAAGATGCAGAGTCTCACCTTGAGAGTAGCTCTGCTTCCAGTTCCAATAAATGTTCTAATGGCTCAAAGCATGTCTCTTGTCTTGGAGGATCTGATGATGCTCAAGAGTCTGATGCTGATGATAGTAGTGGTTTTATACACCAAATTGTGATTGATGAATCTAAAGAAGACAAGGCGATCATCACTGAACCCATTCCTGAGTCTTTACCTCTCGATTCTTCTTTGGATGATGAAACTGAAGACAAGAACCTTGCAACCGCATTGCAAGACATGTTCTCTGAGAGT ATGACTGAGGTTACTCTGATTCCTGCCATTAAAGGTGCTCGAGAAAAGCATGGCAAGTCAGTCCAGAAACTGAGTGTGTCATGGGCTGAAGATGTGTATGATCCTCCGCCCTCCATTGTCTCTCACACAAGAAGCAAGAAACAGCAACCCCAGAAATCAAAGAGCAAAGACAACctgaagaagaatggaaagAAAGGACAAAAGGGAAGCAGCAGCTCCCGTGGCAGCAAAGACAAGAAGCAGACTTCTTCTCGCAGCAGCAAATACAATCGTGATAATAAGTTTGATTGGGCGACACAAGTGTCTATCATAGCTGCATCTTCTTGA